The genomic window GAGATGTTAAAAGTAAAAACCTGACaagaaacataataggttcagccTATTATTTGCTTCCCAGTTGTACATCTAAACTAGCTAATCACAGCAGAGCTCTTCCACAAGTGAAAAAAAAACTGCGTCGATTTCAAACTGTTATGCATCAGGTGCTGAAAAGATATATATACTTCAGATAGGCACACAAGACTACATTTGACCAACAGAAAAGAACAGTGACCTTAAGTACTATTTGAACTTCAACCATCAGCATAACACTCATGGATGGCATTTCACTAACTAATTACTAAAACAAAATATCCTATCATGCTGCCAAGTAAATTATATAAAGGCTTGCTATTACCTGCAGGATAGAAAGATGCAAATGGATAGTGGAGACAGAAGACCCACAAGTTGGAAAGTTTCTTAAACTCCATTGAGTGGAGATATACCATGAAGACGCCAGAAGCTGTAAGTACAAGGATTGCATTACTCTCCTCGGCAAACCCAACTAAAGTGAGGGAGTAGCCCTTGCAATTTGATCTAAGTTCCTTGAATTCAATAGCTCTGTCAATCACCCATACAGCCAAACCATCACAATCAGGCTTTCTCTTCCATATCTGCGCGCGAAAACGTGAGAGATGGATGAAGCCAAGGCCACCATCTTCCCCGGGTGTAATAATCCTTAATTGGTCATAGCCGGCTTCTAAGTGTGGTGGCAGCTCTGTCATGGCTAGGCTCTGCGTATCCAGATCAAACTCAAGTATGGCATACTGAGGATGGTCATGATGCACCGCAATTAACCAGCAAAGGGAATTCCCAATCAAAGTACTGGGCTGTGGCGTACACCTACTGGTCAAATCCAGCTGCAGTGTTTTGATGTTGCTCCATACACCGGTGTCCGATGAGAAAAGGCATCCGGAAACTCTTGTATTTCCTCTGTCTTGGGCTATCAGGGCCACCTGGAAATGGCTTGAACGGCCGCGGGCAGGGCGAAGCACCGCCCCGTTGATGATGTACATCTCGCCGTTGTCCAGCTCCGGTGGGAAGCTGAGGCGGCGCTTCTCGCGGGCGACGGGCTCCCACACAAATAGGCGGGGCGACCGCCGTTGATTGCTGAAAAGGACAAGTCCGTGGCGGCAGTCGATGATGCGGTAGCGCTTGTGGGGAGGCATGGAGAAGCGAGCGCCGGGGATGCGATCTGGTGGATCCAGCATTGGAACAAACGGGCAGGAGATGTTGTCTTGGAGGAAGAAGCCAAGGAGAGGAGGCTTGCCATGGTGGTGGTCGCGGAAGCGGCGCTGGAACTGGGGTTCGGCGACGAGGCGGCGCCAAAGCTTGCAGACGAGGGAGGCCCGGGGGAGGGAGGAAGGccgcggcgggaggcggaggagaatCTCCTGGAGCAGGTCCTCGTCGTCTGGCAGAGAGGCAGGCGGCgacgaggtgcggcggcggcggcggggcggagacATCTCCCCTCTCGTGCTCATGCTAGGCTTACCAGTACAGCTCCTCTCAATGGGCGATTTTTTTACTGGAACACCGTGCATCCCAATTACCAAGGACGATTTGGTCGGTTGAGAAGAGTGCTCTGGGTGGAACATCAACTAGTCGGCGGGCCGAACTGGGTGGAACAGACctggccaaccaggccggccccgCTATAAAGGGGCCTCACACGGAACGGTCCCCCAGAGGCTCGTTTATAAACATCAAcattttgtaaatttgtcaactttCTTGTACAACACATGTCAACTAGGGATGGCGACGGGGCCCCATACCCACCAAACCCGTGGGGATTTCATCTATTAGGGGTGGGGATGGGCGAAAAACATCCCCATGGGGATATTTACCAAACTATTTTATTCCCCGTAGGGTACAACGGGGATGGGGACGATATCCTATTCCCAGACCCAATACCCATCGGGGACCCGGTTAGTAACTGTGATACTACGGTCAAccttaaaatattcacaaacaaacttgCGAAAAAAGCTCTGAAAAAACCTTAAACCTATCTCACATCCTCACCTCAGctgccaccatgaccaagaagtcaATACGACCTAGATAGGCATTAGCAGGACAAGGACAACACCATGTATGTATGTTGATTATAGGGTGTCATATTATGTATACGAGTATTTGTTTATGGGGATGGGGACCCTAATGGGGCCCCGTTCCCCACTGGGGCATGGGTATGGGGAAATTTCATCCCTAGTCATGTAAACGGGGACGGGGATGGGATGATAGGGaatagatggggatggggatgttgtaggtatccccataggggattggccccattgccatccctaatgtCAACTTTTTTGTACGACACATGTCGCAGCATGAACGGGAAATTGATTGGTGCGGAGATGCGCTTACGGACGAAGCACCGACCTCACGGTTTGATCTCAGTTTGACAACTACAGTCGGGTGTAATCGCATAGAGATGAATTCCGATAGCGTCAAGGTGATAGAGACAAATGAAGAATGGAGGTCGCTCTTTCGATCTATCGATGACAGTTTTTGATGATATCGTCTTGCGTGTGATGTTCTACTTTTTTTAGCATGCTCCTAGAGAGACTAATTGTGATGCCCATGATTTAGCCAAACTACCTAGAAGTAAGGTGTGTGCGTGGTGGATGAAAGATTCACCCAAAGAGATTGTTGATATCCTGGTAAAAGATACTATGGTGATTACCTTACAATAAAGAGTACTTTAATAATGTAAAAAAAACATGTCAACTTTTTTAGTACACATTTATCATATTTGTGTACATCATAAACATATTTTATATAGACGTTTAACATTctgaaatacatgattaacattattTGAAAACTTATATTTTTCATGTCTACTTTcttccatacacattgtacattttgatatatatatatctaattctCCCTcaatctcaaaataagtgtcttaactttagtATAAGTTTGTACTACAGTTAGGACAAAGTTGAGATATTTATTTTTTAGCAGAGTGAGTAAATTTTTAGTACacattttaaaattttgaaatacaAAATTAACATTTTTAATAGATTGATATACATAGTGAATGTTTTTTAATGGCGGGTCGTGTCATGCCAGCACGCGGGCATATCCTCGCGGCCCATGCACGGCCTCAGACGTGCCGCGTGTCGGGCATGACCCGTTTAGTCGTGTTCGGGTAAGGTCCATGATGTGTCGCCACATGTGCTAATGGATCGGCGGGAGAATATCAACGATACCAACACTTATATGCTCCCATGGTaccaattcaaaaaaatcaaatgtAAACTTgtcaaaaaaattctgaaaaaaatcatgTAGGTTCTCAACATATGTGTTTACAAGCCTAAAATAATCAGATCCAAATTCTATatacacattgagaaacaaaaaagacaaatatgttGTGAATAGTGTAGTTTTTTTACATTATTCATGTTTTGTCTTTATTGACACCATTCatgctgaatttgtcttttttgtttctaattgcacaatttgaatttggatctgatttttttagggtttgtaGACACATATGTTGAGAACAtccatgattttttgaaaaaaaataacacatttaaatttgaatttttcgAATTGGTATTATGGGAGCATATAAGTGTTGGCATCATGTGATATTCTCCCACGGATCGGCATGGCATGCACGACCCAGATGACCAGACCATGGTGGAATCGGATCAGTATCACTAGAAGAAGGCAAGTTAGGGAGCTGCAAAGGTGTCTTTGCATAGAGTGGAAGAACAAGTCGAAGAACACGTACACATCATTCACAAATCATTGTAGATAACCACTATTAATGAATCATTGTGTTAGACTGGAAATTATGAAATATAGCGAAGTTAGAGTATTGTAGCCTCTTTTCCAAAAAAAGATTTGGATCTATTATAAAAGTTTATCAGAAAAGCACCTCAAAACATAATAAAATTTAGATTTAAGTCCCTATACCACCGAATGACCACTATCACCACCAGAATGAGCCGTCAATGTGTCTCTGTCACCGCTCTCCTATCGAAGCCaacttgaccttgtcgatgacagtcagaaactcttcatgcacgtgcccctaagggcCATCATTGTCGTTGAAGCCTTGAATAGATTTGAAGCAACTAAAATCTGACGAGTGTATTCTTTTGAACTCATACCATTGTTGTTTAAACCGAATAATCCCTAATATTTTGAGAAAACCACTCCAATCTTATCACTAATGACTAATGGGTGGAAAAGATTGCAAATCCCTATGTTTAGCCTTATGGTGTAATGGGTCCTGCCATGTTCTTTCTTTTTGACACTTTTGACTAGTGACTTGAATCCTAGTCATATGTCACGATTTAATGAAAAATGCAGTAGGAGCCTCCCTGTTGTCttgatgcactagtagaaaaaaccCCATTCTTCCCAgttcgtgagggccatttgtcccggttcacgaaccgggactaaagggtagtcACTaaagccctgtccctttagtcccggttcgactaggaaccgggacagatggggctccacgtggtcGCTGCCGCTTGCCCGGacaggggggccttttgtcccggttggtgccaccaaccgggaccaaaaggcttccacgtgtcagcatttcaggggctgttttttgtgtttttttcttctgaagggggggtgggggttttgtagggttaatttaggggtttcatatattatgttagctagctaatagagagaagtgtcctctcttatctccgtgcttggtcgatgctatgtatagagaggactcgacacgctagctagctagtaagcaaatgaaggaaactattaagtatagaagatcgtcatgaacatatacagagagaagtgattgacctctccttctctccgagagattggtcgaacaacaagttttcgt from Triticum aestivum cultivar Chinese Spring chromosome 3B, IWGSC CS RefSeq v2.1, whole genome shotgun sequence includes these protein-coding regions:
- the LOC123066286 gene encoding uncharacterized protein, producing MSTRGEMSPPRRRRRTSSPPASLPDDEDLLQEILLRLPPRPSSLPRASLVCKLWRRLVAEPQFQRRFRDHHHGKPPLLGFFLQDNISCPFVPMLDPPDRIPGARFSMPPHKRYRIIDCRHGLVLFSNQRRSPRLFVWEPVAREKRRLSFPPELDNGEMYIINGAVLRPARGRSSHFQVALIAQDRGNTRVSGCLFSSDTGVWSNIKTLQLDLTSRCTPQPSTLIGNSLCWLIAVHHDHPQYAILEFDLDTQSLAMTELPPHLEAGYDQLRIITPGEDGGLGFIHLSRFRAQIWKRKPDCDGLAVWVIDRAIEFKELRSNCKGYSLTLVGFAEESNAILVLTASGVFMVYLHSMEFKKLSNLWVFCLHYPFASFYPADIGIGDGDGAGEVLDKM